Proteins found in one Cellulomonas palmilytica genomic segment:
- the orn gene encoding oligoribonuclease encodes MTGLDLTADALVEVAVVVTDSELNVLGDGVDVLVAPPPEALEQMGDFVRTMHTTSGLLDALTTGTTLEDAQRQVLEYVRTWVPEPGKAPLAGNSVGTDKTFLDRDMPELVAHLHYRVIDVSSIKELARRWYPRVYFASPPKNGGHRALADILESIDELRYYRAALFPSAPGPDSATARRISAEIAASSVAKR; translated from the coding sequence ATGACAGGGCTCGACCTCACGGCCGACGCGCTCGTCGAGGTCGCCGTGGTGGTCACCGACTCCGAGCTCAACGTGCTGGGTGACGGTGTCGACGTGCTGGTGGCTCCCCCGCCGGAGGCGCTCGAGCAGATGGGCGACTTCGTGCGCACGATGCACACCACCTCCGGCCTGCTCGACGCGCTCACGACGGGCACCACGCTCGAGGACGCGCAGCGTCAGGTGCTCGAGTACGTCCGCACCTGGGTGCCCGAGCCGGGCAAGGCCCCGCTCGCGGGCAACTCGGTCGGCACGGACAAGACGTTCCTCGACCGCGACATGCCCGAGCTCGTCGCCCACCTGCACTACCGCGTGATCGACGTCTCGTCGATCAAGGAGCTCGCCCGCCGCTGGTACCCGCGCGTGTACTTCGCCTCGCCGCCCAAGAACGGCGGCCACCGCGCGCTCGCGGACATCCTCGAGAGCATCGACGAGCTGCGCTACTACCGCGCCGCGCTGTTCCCCTCGGCCCCCGGCCCGGACTCGGCCACCGCCCGACGCATCTCCGCGGAGATCGCCGCGAGCTCGGTCGCGAAGCGCTGA
- a CDS encoding P-loop NTPase family protein — MSVPTSADPQAVPGTGPAAEPGPGPTTGTSTGTSTGITGAAADPTASVTVGEETLALSARVEALESALDEAGERLDPDASAEARAAIARLRERLALGVDHTVVALAGGTGSGKSSLFNRVSGLQFAEVGVRRPTSSQVTACVWGPGGDAVLDWLGVHPELRIQRESVLDGESEAALRGLVLLDLPDHDSVEPAHREVVDRLLPQADLLVWVVDPQKYADEALHAGYLRSLAGQDTSMLVVLNQVDTVRPEERAALVADVSRLLAEDGLPDVPVVAASAATDEGVPDLRAGLATVVAGRSLAARRAEQEVTAAARRLTGGVAGHEPAPAALATGPIVAALAEASGMDAVTDAVAAAVRGRGVRVPQIVPVHPDAVRLARGSWLAGATADLPERWTASVHERVASADALGRHVGYALGDVTVAVRRSRAAAVLVGLAAALGLAGLVVGGLGVGELVAGAGVTGSLRFGAGLLLLGLVSLVVARVVRARAAQRAAARVRDEGRAAIEEVARHDLVEPAAAVVAEHRRVRGLLEAARG, encoded by the coding sequence ATGAGCGTGCCGACGAGCGCCGACCCGCAGGCCGTGCCGGGGACCGGACCCGCTGCGGAGCCCGGCCCGGGCCCCACCACGGGCACCTCCACGGGCACCTCCACGGGCATCACCGGCGCCGCGGCGGATCCCACCGCGAGCGTGACCGTCGGCGAGGAGACGCTCGCGCTGTCCGCACGCGTCGAGGCGCTCGAGTCCGCGCTCGACGAGGCCGGCGAGCGCCTCGACCCGGACGCGTCCGCCGAGGCCCGCGCGGCCATCGCGCGGCTGCGCGAGCGGCTCGCGCTCGGCGTGGACCACACGGTCGTCGCGCTCGCGGGCGGCACCGGCTCGGGCAAGTCGAGCCTGTTCAACCGGGTCAGCGGGCTGCAGTTCGCCGAGGTGGGTGTACGCCGGCCGACGAGCTCGCAGGTCACCGCGTGCGTGTGGGGGCCGGGCGGCGACGCGGTGCTCGACTGGCTGGGCGTGCACCCGGAGCTGCGGATCCAGCGCGAGAGCGTGCTCGACGGCGAGAGCGAGGCGGCGCTGCGCGGCCTCGTGCTGCTCGACCTGCCCGACCACGACTCCGTCGAGCCCGCGCACCGCGAGGTCGTCGACCGCCTGCTGCCGCAGGCCGACCTGCTGGTGTGGGTGGTCGACCCGCAGAAGTACGCCGACGAGGCGCTGCACGCGGGCTACCTGCGCTCGCTCGCGGGCCAGGACACGTCGATGCTCGTCGTGCTCAACCAGGTCGACACCGTGCGGCCGGAGGAGCGCGCGGCGCTCGTCGCCGACGTGTCGCGCCTGCTCGCCGAGGACGGGCTGCCCGACGTGCCGGTGGTGGCGGCGTCCGCCGCGACCGACGAGGGCGTGCCGGACCTGCGGGCCGGGCTCGCGACCGTCGTCGCGGGCCGCTCGCTCGCCGCGCGCCGGGCGGAGCAGGAGGTCACGGCCGCCGCGCGGCGGCTGACCGGCGGCGTCGCGGGGCACGAGCCCGCACCCGCCGCGCTCGCGACGGGCCCGATCGTCGCGGCGCTCGCGGAGGCGTCCGGCATGGACGCGGTGACCGACGCGGTCGCGGCGGCCGTGCGCGGGCGCGGCGTGCGCGTGCCGCAGATCGTGCCCGTGCACCCGGACGCGGTGCGGCTCGCGCGCGGTTCGTGGCTCGCGGGCGCGACCGCGGACCTCCCCGAGCGGTGGACGGCTTCCGTGCACGAGCGCGTGGCGTCGGCCGACGCGCTCGGGCGGCACGTGGGCTACGCGCTGGGCGACGTGACCGTGGCGGTGCGGCGGTCGCGCGCCGCGGCGGTGCTGGTCGGGCTCGCGGCGGCGCTCGGGCTCGCAGGGCTCGTCGTCGGTGGTCTGGGGGTGGGCGAGCTCGTCGCCGGTGCGGGCGTGACGGGGTCGCTGCGGTTCGGCGCGGGGCTCCTGCTGCTCGGGCTCGTGAGCCTCGTGGTGGCGCGCGTGGTGCGTGCGCGTGCGGCGCAGCGCGCGGCGGCCCGCGTGCGCGACGAGGGGCGCGCCGCGATCGAGGAGGTCGCGCGGCACGACCTGGTCGAGCCCGCCGCCGCGGTCGTCGCCGAGCACCGGCGCGTGCGCGGGCTGCTCGAGGCCGCGCGGGGCTGA
- a CDS encoding GTPase domain-containing protein, which produces MGAVSAKPGTTTAQPAGYAPDDAHPGAPASAPDASASAPDASASAGPAVPDEPARHAGRHTADDPREILARPLAAGSLLDAVRDLRRDVERTTFPLDLPGTDAARASRARLVDQLTEHLVPRLTELSAPAVVVVAGSTGAGKSTLVNSLVGHEVTTAGVLRPTTREPVLVHHPGDADLLEAHPLVGTARAVAHDSVPRGIALLDAPDLDSVLDANREAAHRLLEAADLWLFVTTAARYGDALPWRVLEDAVARGASIAMVLNRVPTASLPAVRGDLLARLREHGLAGSPLFVVPDQGPHEGPLEPRVVAPVQRWLLMLAGPDRARTVIGRTLRGSLAALRLWVDELAEAVQAQADAAAQVGALLDEATRAPLERASAAVAGGDVARGAVGVRWAELTSPRGAIGSAVRGGKVRGSARGRADRESAVGALRAEVTHAATTVLTAAATDADADLRAALAAGPAGAVAVLERWALRSTGPDGASEQAARAWVGQGVRAVRGALADPSLDKAAAKRRDKAVRVLGEEVVATVALAAAGGVDDALGTLTTLVGPAAQDVVAELRADLERRARARVSLVRDDAAAPLADPDLASDAASRLRLRLAVIKGLT; this is translated from the coding sequence ATGGGCGCCGTGAGCGCCAAGCCCGGCACCACCACGGCGCAGCCCGCCGGGTACGCCCCCGACGACGCGCACCCCGGCGCGCCCGCGAGCGCGCCGGACGCCTCGGCGAGCGCGCCGGACGCGTCGGCGAGCGCCGGACCGGCCGTGCCCGACGAGCCCGCCCGGCACGCGGGGCGGCACACGGCGGACGACCCGCGCGAGATCCTCGCGCGTCCGCTCGCGGCGGGCTCGCTGCTCGACGCGGTGCGTGACCTGCGCCGGGACGTCGAGCGCACCACGTTCCCGCTCGACCTGCCGGGGACGGACGCGGCGCGCGCGTCGCGGGCGCGTCTGGTCGACCAGCTCACCGAGCACCTGGTCCCGCGCCTGACGGAGCTGTCGGCGCCCGCCGTCGTCGTCGTCGCCGGCTCGACCGGTGCGGGCAAGTCGACGCTGGTGAACTCGCTCGTCGGTCACGAGGTGACGACCGCGGGCGTGCTGCGGCCCACGACGCGCGAGCCGGTGCTCGTGCACCACCCGGGCGACGCGGACCTGCTCGAGGCGCACCCGCTGGTCGGGACGGCGCGCGCGGTCGCGCACGACTCCGTGCCGCGCGGGATCGCGCTGCTCGACGCCCCGGACCTGGACTCCGTGCTCGACGCGAACCGCGAGGCGGCGCACCGTCTGCTCGAGGCCGCGGACCTGTGGCTGTTCGTCACGACCGCCGCGCGCTACGGCGACGCGTTGCCGTGGCGCGTGCTGGAGGACGCGGTGGCGCGCGGCGCGTCGATCGCGATGGTGCTCAACCGCGTCCCCACGGCGTCGCTGCCCGCGGTGCGCGGCGACCTGCTCGCGCGGTTGCGCGAGCACGGGCTCGCGGGGTCGCCGCTGTTCGTCGTCCCCGACCAGGGGCCGCACGAGGGTCCCCTCGAGCCGCGCGTGGTCGCGCCCGTGCAGCGCTGGCTGCTCATGCTCGCCGGGCCGGACCGTGCGCGGACCGTGATCGGCCGGACGCTGCGGGGCTCGCTCGCGGCGCTGCGGCTGTGGGTCGACGAGCTCGCGGAGGCGGTCCAGGCGCAGGCCGACGCGGCCGCGCAGGTCGGGGCGCTGCTCGACGAGGCGACGCGCGCACCGTTGGAGCGGGCGAGCGCCGCGGTCGCAGGCGGTGACGTGGCGCGCGGCGCCGTGGGTGTGCGGTGGGCCGAGCTGACGTCGCCGCGCGGGGCGATCGGCTCGGCCGTGCGCGGCGGCAAGGTCCGCGGGTCCGCGCGGGGGCGCGCCGACCGCGAGTCCGCCGTCGGCGCGCTGCGCGCCGAGGTCACGCACGCCGCGACGACCGTGCTGACCGCGGCCGCGACCGACGCGGACGCGGACCTGCGCGCGGCGCTCGCGGCGGGTCCCGCCGGTGCCGTCGCCGTGCTGGAGCGCTGGGCGCTGCGCTCGACCGGCCCCGACGGCGCGTCCGAGCAGGCCGCGCGCGCGTGGGTGGGGCAGGGTGTGCGCGCGGTGCGCGGGGCGCTCGCCGACCCGTCGCTCGACAAGGCCGCCGCCAAGCGCCGCGACAAGGCCGTGCGCGTGCTCGGCGAGGAGGTCGTCGCGACCGTCGCGCTGGCCGCCGCGGGCGGGGTCGACGACGCGCTCGGCACGCTGACGACGCTCGTCGGCCCGGCCGCCCAGGACGTCGTCGCCGAGCTCCGCGCCGACCTGGAACGCCGCGCGCGTGCCCGGGTCTCGCTCGTGCGGGACGACGCCGCGGCGCCGCTCGCCGACCCGGACCTCGCCTCCGACGCCGCGTCGCGACTGCGCCTGCGGCTCGCCGTCATCAAGGGGCTGACATGA
- the ettA gene encoding energy-dependent translational throttle protein EttA — MAEFIYTMYKARKAHGDKVILDDVSLNFLPGAKIGVVGPNGAGKSTILKIMAGLDQPSNGEARLSPGFTVGILQQEPPLNDDKTVLGNVEEGVGEIKAKLDRYNEISALMAEPDADFDALLAEMGQLQEAIDAADAWDLDAQLEQAMDALRCPPPDADVKVLSGGERRRVALCKLLLEKPDLLLLDEPTNHLDAESVQWLEQHLKAYQGAILAVTHDRYFLDNIAEWICEVDRGRLYPYEGNYSTYLEKKQERLQVQGKKDAKLAKRLKDELDWVRQNAKGRQTKSKARLARYEEMAAEAERTRKLDFEEIQIPPGPRLGNVVLEAKDLQKGFDGRQLIDGLSFTLPRNGIVGVIGPNGVGKTTLFKTIVGLEPLDGGELKIGETVSISYVDQSRGGIDPKKTLWEVVSDGLDFLKVGNVEIPSRAYVASFGFKGPDQQKPAGVLSGGERNRLNLALTLKQGGNLLLLDEPTNDLDVETLGSLENALLDFPGCAVVVSHDRWFLDRVATHILAYEGTEEDPANWYWFEGNFASYEENKVARLGADAARPHRVTYRKLRRD; from the coding sequence GTGGCTGAGTTCATCTACACCATGTACAAGGCGCGCAAGGCGCACGGAGACAAGGTCATCCTCGACGACGTCTCGCTGAACTTCCTGCCCGGCGCCAAGATCGGCGTCGTCGGGCCGAACGGCGCGGGCAAGTCGACGATCCTGAAGATCATGGCCGGGCTCGACCAGCCGTCGAACGGCGAGGCGCGTCTGAGCCCCGGCTTCACGGTCGGCATCCTGCAGCAGGAGCCGCCGCTCAACGACGACAAGACCGTCCTCGGCAACGTGGAGGAGGGCGTCGGCGAGATCAAGGCCAAGCTCGACCGGTACAACGAGATCTCGGCGCTCATGGCCGAGCCCGACGCGGACTTCGACGCGCTGCTTGCCGAGATGGGCCAGCTGCAGGAGGCCATCGACGCGGCCGACGCGTGGGACCTCGACGCGCAGCTCGAGCAGGCGATGGACGCGCTGCGCTGCCCGCCGCCGGACGCGGACGTCAAGGTCCTGTCCGGTGGTGAGCGCCGCCGCGTCGCGCTGTGCAAGCTGCTGCTCGAGAAGCCGGACCTGCTGCTGCTCGACGAGCCCACCAACCACCTGGACGCCGAGTCCGTGCAGTGGCTCGAGCAGCACCTCAAGGCGTACCAGGGCGCGATCCTGGCCGTGACGCACGACCGGTACTTCCTCGACAACATCGCCGAGTGGATCTGCGAGGTCGACCGCGGTCGCCTCTACCCGTACGAGGGCAACTACTCGACGTACCTGGAGAAGAAGCAGGAGCGCCTGCAGGTCCAGGGCAAGAAGGACGCCAAGCTCGCCAAGCGCCTCAAGGACGAGCTCGACTGGGTGCGCCAGAACGCGAAGGGCCGCCAGACCAAGTCCAAGGCGCGCCTGGCGCGGTACGAGGAGATGGCGGCCGAGGCCGAGCGCACCCGCAAGCTCGACTTCGAGGAGATCCAGATCCCGCCGGGCCCGCGCCTGGGCAACGTGGTGCTCGAGGCGAAGGACCTCCAGAAGGGCTTCGACGGGCGTCAGCTCATCGACGGCCTGAGCTTCACGCTGCCGCGCAACGGCATCGTCGGCGTGATCGGCCCGAACGGCGTCGGCAAGACGACGCTGTTCAAGACGATCGTGGGCCTCGAGCCGCTCGACGGCGGCGAGCTCAAGATCGGCGAGACCGTCTCGATCTCGTACGTCGACCAGTCGCGCGGCGGCATCGACCCGAAGAAGACGCTGTGGGAGGTCGTCTCCGACGGCCTCGACTTCCTCAAGGTCGGCAACGTCGAGATCCCGTCGCGTGCGTACGTCGCGTCGTTCGGCTTCAAGGGCCCGGACCAGCAGAAGCCCGCGGGCGTGCTGTCCGGCGGTGAGCGCAACCGCCTGAACCTGGCGCTCACGCTCAAGCAGGGCGGCAACCTGCTGCTGCTCGACGAGCCGACCAACGACCTCGACGTCGAGACCTTGGGCTCGCTCGAGAACGCGCTGCTCGACTTCCCGGGCTGCGCGGTCGTCGTCTCCCACGACCGGTGGTTCCTCGACCGCGTGGCCACGCACATCCTGGCCTACGAGGGCACCGAGGAGGACCCGGCGAACTGGTACTGGTTCGAGGGCAACTTCGCGTCCTACGAGGAGAACAAGGTCGCGCGCCTGGGCGCGGACGCCGCGCGCCCGCACCGCGTCACCTACCGCAAGCTGCGCCGCGACTGA
- a CDS encoding single-stranded DNA-binding protein has product MSNGTLDITVTGWVGSEITALPAHDGRAAYTTFRVGSTRRWWNRATGQWQDSRTEWFQVKAWRTLAVNAGASLRKGVPVVVQGRLSTREWQDQGGATRTSLVLEATAIGLDLTYGSVTFERTLSGAAAVSPDEVRAERPVDVTRLVELDEDEPDEGLVDEGHVLTEEAVLASAGR; this is encoded by the coding sequence ATGAGCAACGGGACTCTCGACATCACCGTCACCGGGTGGGTCGGCAGCGAGATCACGGCCCTGCCCGCGCACGACGGGCGCGCGGCGTACACGACGTTCCGCGTCGGCAGCACGCGGCGGTGGTGGAACCGCGCGACCGGGCAGTGGCAGGACTCGCGGACCGAGTGGTTCCAGGTCAAGGCGTGGCGGACCCTCGCGGTCAACGCCGGGGCGTCGCTGCGCAAGGGCGTGCCCGTCGTCGTGCAGGGGCGGCTCTCGACGCGCGAGTGGCAGGACCAGGGCGGCGCGACGCGCACGTCGCTCGTGCTCGAGGCGACGGCCATCGGGCTGGACCTCACGTACGGGTCGGTGACGTTCGAGCGCACGCTGTCCGGCGCCGCGGCGGTCTCGCCCGACGAGGTGCGTGCCGAGCGGCCCGTGGACGTCACGCGCCTCGTCGAGCTCGACGAGGACGAGCCCGACGAGGGCCTGGTCGACGAGGGGCACGTGCTCACCGAGGAGGCCGTGCTCGCGAGCGCCGGCCGGTGA
- a CDS encoding dynamin family protein, with product MTGPEVAGASGGREGPLVEALERVRSRLVALELPLETHGVADARADRAAALDQLDDYLLPRLRAHGAPLLVVVGGSTGAGKSTLVNSLLGVQVSAPGVLRPTTRAPVLVHHPLDERWFSTDRVLPGLARVATSGDGGHGAADLRRALRLVASDVLPPGLALLDAPDVDSVEEANRRLAGQLLDAADLWLFVTTAARYADAVPWELLHVAARRHTQVALVVDRVDAGAEAVESDLRRLMDAHGLADAPLLVVPESGLVDGLLPERAVAPVAAWLTALGADAPAREAVALATRDGVVDDLARRARAIADAGDAQVAADARLRAAVAIAYDEAARTVSDATSQGAMLRGEVLARWQDLVGTGDLLRSVEAGVGRVRDAVGRFLRGRPAPAPLVEQAIATGLQAVLLDAADTAAERTHAAWRSDPAGVGLAGLALARGSAALRAAVDDEVRGWQGDVLELVREQGVARRGTARGLSLGVNALGVSLMVLAFASTGGITGVEVGIAGGTALVAQKLLEAVFGDEAVRRLAAQARDLLDARVGRLLDAESARFTSQLDALGATHAAGGALRAAADEVERAARDERRGRPAPAAGSTPAGSGRRLRGADAADEPTVADEPERAPRRGLWRRLLGRPAPGDDEERA from the coding sequence GTGACGGGACCCGAGGTCGCGGGCGCGTCGGGCGGCCGCGAGGGCCCGCTCGTCGAGGCGCTCGAGCGCGTGCGCAGCCGGCTCGTCGCGCTCGAGCTCCCGCTCGAGACCCACGGCGTCGCGGACGCGCGCGCGGACCGCGCGGCCGCGCTCGACCAGCTCGACGACTACCTGCTGCCGCGCCTGCGCGCGCACGGGGCGCCGCTGCTCGTCGTCGTCGGCGGCTCCACGGGCGCGGGCAAGTCCACGCTCGTGAACTCGCTGCTCGGCGTGCAGGTGTCCGCGCCGGGCGTGCTGCGGCCGACCACGCGCGCGCCCGTGCTGGTGCACCACCCGCTCGACGAGCGCTGGTTCTCCACCGACCGCGTGCTGCCGGGGCTGGCGCGTGTGGCCACGTCCGGCGACGGGGGCCACGGGGCTGCCGACCTGCGGCGTGCGCTGCGGCTCGTGGCGTCCGACGTGCTCCCGCCCGGGCTTGCGCTGCTGGACGCCCCCGACGTCGACTCGGTCGAGGAGGCCAACCGCCGGCTCGCGGGGCAGCTGCTCGACGCCGCGGACCTGTGGCTGTTCGTGACCACCGCCGCGCGGTACGCCGACGCGGTGCCGTGGGAGCTGCTGCACGTCGCGGCGCGACGGCACACGCAGGTCGCGCTCGTCGTCGACCGCGTCGACGCCGGGGCTGAGGCGGTCGAGTCGGACCTGCGGCGACTCATGGACGCCCACGGGCTCGCGGACGCGCCGCTGCTCGTCGTCCCGGAGTCCGGGCTCGTCGACGGGCTGCTCCCCGAGCGCGCGGTCGCCCCGGTCGCCGCGTGGCTCACCGCGCTGGGCGCCGACGCGCCCGCGCGCGAGGCGGTCGCGCTCGCGACGCGCGACGGCGTGGTCGACGACCTCGCGCGTCGTGCTCGGGCGATCGCGGACGCGGGCGATGCGCAGGTCGCCGCCGACGCGCGGCTGCGCGCGGCGGTCGCGATCGCCTACGACGAGGCGGCACGCACGGTGTCCGACGCGACCTCGCAGGGCGCGATGCTGCGCGGCGAGGTCCTCGCGCGCTGGCAGGACCTGGTGGGCACAGGGGACCTGCTGCGCTCGGTCGAGGCCGGCGTGGGGCGGGTCCGGGACGCGGTCGGCCGGTTCCTGCGCGGGCGCCCCGCACCCGCGCCGCTGGTCGAGCAGGCGATCGCGACGGGCCTGCAGGCCGTGCTGCTCGACGCCGCGGACACCGCCGCGGAGCGCACGCACGCGGCGTGGCGCTCCGACCCGGCCGGCGTCGGGCTCGCCGGGCTCGCCCTCGCGCGCGGGTCGGCCGCGCTGCGCGCCGCGGTCGACGACGAGGTGCGGGGCTGGCAGGGCGACGTGCTGGAGCTCGTGCGCGAGCAGGGCGTCGCGCGCCGCGGCACCGCGCGCGGGCTCTCTCTCGGCGTCAACGCGCTCGGCGTCAGCCTCATGGTGCTCGCGTTCGCGTCGACGGGCGGGATCACGGGCGTCGAGGTCGGGATCGCGGGTGGGACGGCACTGGTGGCGCAGAAGCTGCTCGAGGCGGTCTTCGGCGACGAGGCCGTGCGCCGGCTCGCGGCGCAGGCGCGTGACCTGCTCGACGCGCGCGTCGGGCGGCTGCTCGACGCCGAGTCCGCGCGCTTCACGTCCCAGCTCGACGCGCTCGGTGCGACGCACGCGGCCGGGGGCGCGCTGCGCGCGGCGGCGGACGAGGTCGAGCGCGCCGCGCGTGACGAGCGGCGCGGCCGGCCGGCGCCCGCTGCCGGGTCCACCCCCGCAGGGAGCGGGCGGCGCCTGCGCGGCGCGGACGCCGCCGACGAGCCGACCGTGGCCGACGAGCCCGAGCGGGCACCACGGCGTGGGCTGTGGCGACGTCTGCTGGGTCGACCGGCACCCGGTGACGACGAGGAGCGCGCATGA
- a CDS encoding ATP-grasp domain-containing protein translates to MTTTPATASGTQARLALVTCAELPDLDPDDAPLRAALEARGIATDVVVWDDPTVDWGTYPHVLIRSTWDYTHRPAQFADWTRRVEASSVLLNPSAVVTWNIDKTYLRDLEATGVPTVPTIWLDPARNFNARAIHTRFPAFGDFVVKPTVSAGSRDTGRYRADETPQRSQAIMHAKNLLGVGRWVMIQRYLRQVDTVGEIALVFVEGEFSHAVRKGALLSGPYKEGSDEGVLYRDDKMSPAEPSDAELALARRVVGELPGILDLDAPLLYARVDLIPDDDGEPVLLELELAEPSLFFEHSAGSVERFADAVAARVRP, encoded by the coding sequence CTGCGCGCGGCGCTCGAGGCGCGCGGCATCGCCACCGACGTCGTCGTCTGGGACGACCCGACCGTGGACTGGGGCACCTACCCGCACGTGCTCATCCGCTCGACGTGGGACTACACGCACCGGCCAGCGCAGTTCGCCGACTGGACCCGCCGCGTCGAGGCCTCGAGCGTGCTGCTCAACCCCTCGGCCGTCGTGACGTGGAACATCGACAAGACGTACCTGCGCGACCTCGAGGCCACCGGGGTCCCGACGGTCCCGACGATCTGGCTCGACCCCGCGCGCAACTTCAACGCCCGCGCGATCCACACGCGTTTCCCCGCGTTCGGCGACTTCGTCGTCAAGCCCACCGTGAGCGCCGGGTCGCGCGACACGGGCCGGTACCGCGCCGACGAGACGCCGCAGCGGTCGCAGGCGATCATGCACGCCAAGAACCTGCTCGGCGTCGGCCGCTGGGTCATGATCCAGCGCTACCTGCGTCAGGTCGACACCGTCGGCGAGATCGCGCTCGTCTTCGTCGAGGGGGAGTTCTCGCACGCGGTGCGCAAGGGCGCGCTGCTGTCCGGCCCGTACAAGGAGGGCTCGGACGAGGGCGTGCTGTACCGCGACGACAAGATGAGCCCCGCCGAGCCCAGCGACGCCGAGCTCGCGCTCGCGCGCCGGGTGGTCGGCGAGCTGCCCGGGATCCTCGACCTCGACGCGCCGCTGCTGTACGCGCGCGTCGACCTCATCCCCGACGACGACGGCGAGCCGGTGCTCCTGGAGCTCGAGCTCGCGGAGCCGAGCCTGTTCTTCGAGCACTCCGCGGGGTCGGTGGAGCGGTTCGCCGACGCGGTGGCCGCGCGCGTCCGGCCCTGA
- a CDS encoding endonuclease/exonuclease/phosphatase family protein yields MRLATFNILHGRSTSDGRVDLDRFAAAVRRLDADVLALQEVDRDQARSHGADLTAVAADALGARHHRFAATLHGEPDLWVAATGDAQPSGAAYGIALLSRLPVLEWRVVALPALRRRAPVLFPGRRWPTLVRDEPRSAIAAVVHAPEGPCTVVGTHLTFIPGWNVRQLRHVVRATHPMPGPRVVMGDLNLEGERPARVTGLHPLARAATFPVDQPDRQLDHVLGTADVRATDARALDLGLSDHRALVVDATF; encoded by the coding sequence GTGCGGCTCGCGACGTTCAACATCCTGCACGGGCGCTCGACGTCCGACGGCCGGGTGGACCTCGACCGCTTCGCCGCCGCGGTGCGCCGGCTCGACGCGGACGTCCTCGCGCTGCAGGAGGTGGACCGCGACCAGGCGCGCTCGCACGGCGCGGACCTCACGGCCGTCGCGGCCGACGCCCTGGGCGCCCGCCACCACCGCTTCGCGGCGACGCTGCACGGCGAGCCGGACCTGTGGGTCGCGGCCACCGGCGATGCCCAGCCCTCCGGCGCGGCGTACGGGATCGCGCTGCTGTCCCGGCTGCCGGTGCTGGAGTGGCGCGTCGTCGCGCTGCCCGCGCTGCGCCGCCGCGCGCCCGTGCTGTTCCCGGGTCGCCGGTGGCCGACGCTCGTGCGCGACGAGCCGCGGTCCGCGATCGCGGCGGTCGTGCACGCCCCTGAGGGGCCGTGCACCGTCGTCGGGACGCACCTGACGTTCATCCCGGGCTGGAACGTGCGCCAGCTGCGGCACGTCGTGCGCGCGACGCACCCGATGCCCGGGCCGCGTGTCGTCATGGGCGACCTCAACCTCGAGGGCGAGCGGCCCGCACGGGTCACCGGGCTGCACCCCCTCGCGCGCGCCGCGACCTTCCCCGTGGACCAGCCCGACCGGCAGCTCGACCACGTGCTCGGCACCGCGGACGTCCGCGCGACCGACGCCCGCGCGCTCGACCTCGGGCTCTCGGACCACCGCGCGCTCGTCGTCGACGCCACGTTCTGA